The Chaetodon auriga isolate fChaAug3 chromosome 2, fChaAug3.hap1, whole genome shotgun sequence genome segment tttgggggaaaaaaaaaaataaaaaaaaataaaaaaattcatACTGTAGACATTGCTGTATACGTTAGGGATCATAAagattttgcatgttttgccCACCTACCATAAACTATCTATACATAAGGGAACTgttccacattttgggaaacactcttattttgctttcttgctgagagttagatgagaaggtcAATATTAGCTCAcatctgtacagtaaatgcTGCAAAGCCAAcatccagttagcttagcatagcaaaaagactggaaacaagggcaAACATAGGAATAGTCTGCCATATAACCTAAAAATAGACTTTTTGTAGGGATTaaacaaatgatgtaaaacaacTTGAATAGTGAGCTTTATAGGTgatggtaggtggattttgttatctttggagAGAGGCAGGGTAGCTGTTTCCCcttatttccagtctttgtgttaaGCTAAACTAATTGCGtcttggctgtagcttcatatttaagtACAGATGTGAGTGGTGTCAGTCTTCTCATTTACctcggcaagaaagcaaataatcacatttccaaaatgtcacacaatTCCTTTATTATTACGGTTTATTTTAAGAAATACTGCTTATAGTACTGTACAAAATactgttttacatttttcagttaATTTCACTATGAAAATCAGCTTGCTGAGTCTTGCTTGAATAgggtaatccatcacagtggaCATCTTgtctacttttatttttgccacATCATGTGATTGTTGCAAGGTTAATGTGGTGCAGATTTTTCAAATCAATTTTCTGGCATTCGTCCTTTAAGCACTTGTTGTTGCTTTTGGTGCATCCAGTTAAAAACCTGGGATTTCTATCACTCTCTGCGTGCATAGTGATTCTCACACCTCGCAGAGCTCTGCTCTCTTGCTGTGATCTATAACATTaattcatcagcagctgtgtttgtctggacACAGGGTGCTAGGTGATATTAGCTGTGACTGATCAACACCACATGTGGATCCCAACCCAGGAGATTTACTGCCAGAGCAGAGTCATGCCAAAGATCAGCCCTcagatttctgtattttcctcGATGCTGGTTCCAAGTGTCCATAACTTTGAATGCAGTGTtattcatgaaaacagaaaattagcTACTCTACTCTCTGCTACTCACTGTGCTTGACTTGTCAAACATGAGAATGCACAAATTTGTGAACTCATCAATGTATTTTTAAGGaggtgtttttcagtttcaacacCAAAGTTTAaactctgcttcttcctctctgtggttGACCCTGTTGGCATGGCTCCAGTAATGTGCTACACTCCCTCATGGTCCCCATGAGTAATCATCAGTCACCACAATGGATCCACCAACACTAATTTGTGTCTTTCCTGTTTTGCCTTTACCTTTTCCCAGAGTTGACTCTGATTCATGTCTTCCTAACTGGCACTCTGCACCTACCACCCTGACAGGGCTCTCTGTGGTCAGATACTGCTGGGATACAACGATTTCAGAGAGTCCACTGAGAAAGAGATTGATTGCTTCCTCTGTTGAGATTCCTTGGCATTACTCAGACAAAGAAGGTAAACCTTTGGTGGAATTCCCCATATAGGTTTCCTCTGCTGAGCTGTTACAGGCAGAAGATGCCAGTAATGTTAAGTGGTTTGGTCTTTCTTGGGTTCCGTGCTGCCCTGaatttacatgaaataaataataaataatcagGAAAATAGACATCTGAAAGGGTACAGTTGCAGAGCCTACTTTTTTGCAACTTATCTACAAACTAAGCTTGCAGTGTTATAGGCTCAGTTCACACAAATTACATGCACACGTTTTGTTACTTACCCCTTTACTGGCCATGCAAATAGTTTgggttttatttgtccagatTTTGAGATATCTGGCTCTGAGATTTCTGTTTCTACCGAATACAGTGGGCCTGACTAGTCCACAGAACAACACTTTTCAGAAGGCAGAAATCTCAAGAGAgagatatctcaaaacctggaTAAAAGCAAAACTATCTGTGTGACTAGACGCTACTAGAAGGCATTTAAAAAGTGAAggctttatgtgtttgtttgtttgtaaattGGGTGAACCAACTCTTAACTACACTggcacaggggaaaaaaaagaaaatgtgattgtTCAGCTTGAGACAGCTATTGACATAGTTCACATAGCATTGTTAAGGGACAATAattcaaaatattttaaaatatgacAACTACAACTCAATGAGAACACATTGTGTGCATTATCAATGAGAACTGTTAAAACTCTTGTTGCCCTGCAAAAACGCTGCAACCTTTAACAACTTCAAATACATTAACATTACACTGAAGGCAAAATACAAGAGAGCCATGTCtatgtaaaaataaatttaaTTTCAAAGTAGATTACACCATGtaatgaaaaagcaaacaaaatagTGTCCACAGATATGTCCTGTCGCACACAACTTCACAACACCAGTTTAGGTGGATGGAGTGGTCTGTCCTCTCATGTCACTTctcaagctgctctgctgcaagCTGCAAGTCTGTTTGCGTTCCAAGCTTCCCAAAATCATCTAAGTTACATCTTAAAGAGTGATGCAAACTTGTGTGGGACTTTGTCTCATCTGTCCTTTATCCAGTACAGTATATGAGGGTAGAGGCACCAAGAgcactctgtgtctctgataGATCTTCCTGGACGGCAGTCACGCTGATGTTTTGGCATTAAATATCTAAAGATCCACAATCAGATCATGTAAATTAACTTGTCATTTCTCATATGTAAGTTTGATgtatagattaaaaaaaagacattgttTACTTAATTAAGCCTCAAACAACATCTACGCAGATTTGTTATCGTATGTTGTCAGTTCATAGGTTGAAGAACTTTTTTCATCTAACAGTGATAGCTGtttcaaattgtttgttttgaatttgaatgtgaaGATATCCTTTCATTTGCATGGATTATGGATTGTTCCTTTCAGTTATAATAGGTGATTAGCATTATCCATGCTGCTTCTTGATTATAAGTCTTTCAGTAATCCAAGAGCAGTTAATGTTGTGTATTCTATGACCAATAGATTTCAAACACCTTTTCCCTGCATTCATCATTCAAGTTCAAATAAAGATGGCAAAAACCTGTCTCCTGTTTACTGTTTACTCACTTCCCATTTAAATAACAAAATTCTGCTTTGAGATCAGGCCAAATGATGTTCTGCTCCTGAAAGACCATTTGTCATGTAGAGTTTGACTGCATTTTAACAATCACCTTAACATGTCTGGAGAGTTAGTCATTAAGCAGCAGGCTGTACCACAGCAGCTGCAACTCTAATGTTCTCACTTTGACAATATTCCCCCATGACATTAGGCAGCACCCTGGAAAGACTTCCTCTATCTGCTGGAAACACACAGGTGGTTTTGGTGCCAATGCTCATATCTCATTCTGGGTTAAGTGACCAATCAGCCAAACTCCTAAAACGTTAGCTAGCAGTCCAAAAAGACTGCTGAGGTGCTGAGATGCTTCTAGACTCTAGGAATGGTCAGTGGAGGTCTGCTCTGAAGAGATCCAATCCTACTCCCAGTTTCATCGCCGACTTATTTGTCTTGCACTGCTTCCatgcattttcacacagtctCGTCTGTCTTTCACCTGTGAACAAAGAGGGAaattactgtcactgtcaatTCCAACATCATCACTGTAGGCCTACAGAAACTtttttgacagaaacacaaattctAATTTCAGAACGCAATTACATAGCTGTCTAGAATGGATAAAACCCCAGCTTCCTTTAAAGGATATCTGCATGTACTGAATGATATGGCACCTATAAATAAACTAAATCCCAACACAGATATTTGAAAGCCAAGAGGGACCATGTCCATTTTACTGGGGTGTATGCAGCTCATTCTAACCCCACGGTGTCATATGACATCCATCTCTAGAGGAACAGACTCATTCCAGTTTAACAATTTGATGTTGAACTGCTGGAAAGGCCCAGTCAAGCAGAGACGTAAGTGTACTAAAGCACAGTATGTCTATGGAATAGAAGAAGGCTGCAAGTATTTTTCCAGTGAAACTCATAGATCCTTAAATTCTACTGTAAATATTGTAACAATGCtgaattaattgattaaacATATATATGACAGTATTAACTGACTGCTGCTGGCATACTGTTCAGGAGGACTATACGACTTAAATGCATTAATATTCAGACAAAATTATGATTTAAGCTGAGTTCTGAACGTACTAACCGGCCCTTCTTCCTTCATGATGACCGTGTTTAGAAATGTGCAACTTTAGTGTTCCCTCGTCTATTCGCGGAGGAACGAGCACTGTAATGCATTCGTGCGTATGTTTTCAGAAATATACGGGTTTTATTGGAAATTCGGCACACATATTAACCACTTATAGCCCAAGTACGTTTTATCTAACTAATCCCACCCAAACAAACTTGGATCCCTGGTTGTATTTCCTGCAGGAATGAAAGGCAGACGGAGTCTAAAACCTGAAAATGCATAGCATAACAGCTTTGCATGGTATACTGAATAAACACGGTATTAAATAGTCGACTCTGAGGAATTCTAAAATATGGAATTATAGATGCCACGTGTTACGCTTGCCAGcgaaaaagacattttaaaatagcACATTTTTGAAATGGAGTTCTGCGTATGGGTGACACCTgccagtgtttttctctgagcgcaaactgaatattttaccCCTTTCCGCTGGTTGCTGAGACAGAATGTGCAGATAGTCCGGGGCTGTTTGCCCTCTCCACTCCCCTTCACCTCCTTGTAGACAGCACTAAGGCACGGCTGGCCGTCCTCCCTGCCGTCCCCGACCACCAGCACGTTGGCCAAGTGTGAGATATAGCTGGAGGCCAGGCGCAGCGTCTCGATTTTGGAGAGTTTTCTGTCCACTGGCTCTGTGGGGATGAGTGTCCGCAGCGCAGTGAAGGCCGTGTTGACGTTCTGGGTCCGGTACCTCTCCCTGGCGTTGGCGGCGTTCCGCTGCCGCACCACGCCGCCGGACTCCCGCAGGTAACTCTCCCCCGCGGTCCCGCAGCAGCCGTAGCCCTGGTCGGTGCTGCCGTCGCTCTCGCTGCGGTTCCCTTCCTCATCGTCCGACATCAAGGTCAGGTCAGCGGGGTAAGAGAAGGGATGCGTCGACACCGGCCTCAGCATAGTGAAAGCCATCATAGGTAGGAAAGTGTTTCACAGGGGAAGCCAATCCCGTATTTTCAAgtagaaaacagctgcatacAGGCAGGAACTGTGCGTAAAAGTCGCCGTAACTCCAAGATTTAGGCAGCAGAAGTCCCCGGTTTGTTGAGACACTTCCCTATAAGATGGTTCAATGTGATAGTCTTCATGATAGGGAGGGTTCTTATAGCAGCGACAGTAGCCTCTCAGCTGTAAACGCAGGGGTGGAGCACATGCAGGGACTCCCATCCTCCCGAATGATTTGGTCCTAAAAGTCGCAGGCATCATTTGGTAATGGTAAGGTGTGGACACTTACATTACCTTCACCAAAATCAGCCAGTAGCTCTTTCGAGTAGGGAGAGAAGACAAAACACTGGCAGATTTTATTAATGCGTTCCTTAAAACTGCCACTTCAGGAGCATCATTTGGGATGGTGACCTTCAGATGCAGATGCTTACACACACGTTCAAATATTCTACTGTATTTGTAGTTTCTGCTCTTTGCAGATAAATAGATTTCATGCAAAAATATATTCTGGTGTGAGGTGTTATTAGCACTCTTTGCCAAGACTAATGCAACACTAATAATACAACAGTTTTGCATATTGGTGAGGGTAACTAAATACTAGAAATATCttaattcaacagcagcacacatacAGCCTCCAGAACGACCAGCACCTTTCTAAAGAGTAAAAACCCATAACAATATAGCCTTCCTGAAGGTAGGAACCATTGCAGAGCTGTTGTATTAGGGACTGTGCTAAACTGACAAGGGGGAGGCTGAACCATATGTTTCACTTCATACAAAGGCAAGGCTGTCCCCAgcattattaatattttatatgGACCCTCCCTTAGACTGAGAGGAAACTTGCAACGCCCTTCTCTCCAGTATCCCAGAATAATTCCTGTCACTGAGTGGGTCTTCTGTGTGCAGCTGGTACTCTCACAGTACCAGTTTGCTCTGCTTCTGTGTGCAGCTGATTTGGTTTAACACAGGAGGTGATGCTCATTAATGAAGTTCTAAATGTCTTGGTTACAGTTCAGCTGAACTGAAGAAGAGCACATGATGAAGTTTGTGTTCAGATTAATGTCGTGCTGCATTAAGGAGGAGATTAACATTACAAAGTGTAGCCAtagtcagtgtgtttcattttaattcatctATTAGAACAGGGTTAACTTTATTTGAAAAATGGACTTTTACTGTACTTATATACTGCTGGAGATGGGGTCTATTGTgagcaaataaaaaatgctgagCTCTTGGAGAGATCCCGTGTAATCACTAATAAGTATACACAAAGACTGACGCTCACTCAATATCTAAAAACTCACCTTATGAGCTACTGGTTGATTGTTTTGAGGAAAATCTCAGATTCATCCCTGGAAACAAAATTATGGTCCTCCTACATACGTCAAAATGCATCTTTCTGCCTTGTGACCCATGCAAAAGCCAACTGATTGATGTAATGAGACGAAAAATGATAGAGAAACGCTCTCTCCTTCAGCACATCGAAAAATCTATAACACTTTGTGATGTCGTCCATCTCCTTCAATAACTTCTGTAAGGTTTTTTTGGACTGCTAGATTTAAAACTGGCCCTCAACACATGAAATAGTTAGGTAGTTAATAGCTTGATGTTGACCAGCTTTAACATTAATTGGTAATAAATCAATAATCCAGTATTATAAATAGCAGTGCTGAAAATATTTCTGTACTACTTCATAAGATTTTGAATGGTGGACTATTGCTACTTCTACTTtggtaaaggatctgaatacctTTTCCACCTATAGCTGTGAATCACATGCCTCCACACTCCTATGGGAGATTTTAGTGTCATGTGCTGAACAGAGCTCTCCACCATTAGTGAGGGTGAACACTAATGAGGGATTACCTTTTGGTCATCGCTCCATTGTATCCACAGAGGTGGGCTTTCTAAGGTTCCAGAGGTGGGCTAGAATGTATAAGCAGACTTTTGGTGGCATATGGTATTCAGTGTCATAAAGCTTTTGTGACTTGTGACCTTGCAGACATCTCATGTAGGTCAGCACTTTGGAATTTCCTCTCAAATTCTGAACTTCCTTTCAAAATCTGCTTCAGTTAAGCCAGCGTTTCTCCACCTTTTCTGATCCATTTTTACACCCCAAAAGTCTCATGAACCCAACAATTAGACAGTTGTTAAATAGACAGTTGTCAAGTTGTCAATGTGAATTTacttcacagtttgttttcaagACTACAGAGGGAGCTTCAAATGATAATATATTTCAAATCCTTtgcatacatttttttaaaatgaaacatacaTTGTTTATCAATTGATTAGgttcagaaacattttttttgcccACCCTCAAAAAGCACAGGTTAAATACTAAGCATCATTCCAAAGCAGTATGAGATGCGTGCACATTATCAATGTGTATGTCTGTACATGGAAGCACAGCAGTGACTCCTGCCCTCAGAGTACCAATATGATCAGTGGCTCTACAGTTGCCCTGTTTCAGTTTGTCTAATGGGTTAAGTGCTCTGGGTAAATAAACACTCAGCAGATGCTGGAGGTGATCAAGCCTGAACTGTCTCTGTGGAGAGCAAGCAAATGGCTTCCAGATTGACTGGTGCTGTtggagggagtgaaggagggaggggcTGTCGACTTCTGGAAAAGGGAGAGAGTGTCATCAAAGGGCCTGTTTTTACAAACACAACCCCTTGACACATCAATCCAGGGCCCCTGGCCCCCAGCTCAGCTGCACCAACAATGGCGACCTGTGCAGAACCTGGTTCCACTCATAAAGCAGGACACCATAGTGTTTTACCACGCGTGGCCAGCCAGCAACACGACCCCGCTGCACTTTCTCTCCCCCAACACCACCACTGCGTCACAGTTTGGAACCG includes the following:
- the LOC143331226 gene encoding transcription factor 15-like, with translation MMAFTMLRPVSTHPFSYPADLTLMSDDEEGNRSESDGSTDQGYGCCGTAGESYLRESGGVVRQRNAANARERYRTQNVNTAFTALRTLIPTEPVDRKLSKIETLRLASSYISHLANVLVVGDGREDGQPCLSAVYKEVKGSGEGKQPRTICTFCLSNQRKGVKDRRDCVKMHGSSARQISRR